The Peromyscus leucopus breed LL Stock chromosome 4, UCI_PerLeu_2.1, whole genome shotgun sequence genome segment acttgagagccaggcggatctttgtgagttcaagtccaacctggtctacaaagagatacaggacaggatccaaagctacacagagaaaccctgtctcgaaaaaaacaagaaaacaaacgaacaaaaaagatctgaaaaatctaaaattgagaaaaaaaaatactcttagATCAACCTtaaatgtgtgtttatttcacTCTTGTGCTCTTTAGAGAGTTAAGAGAGCAGTGGTAGtaccctttaattccagcactctgcaggcagagacaggtggagttcaaggccagcctgctctaccaggacagccaggactacacagagaaaccttgtcttgaaaaacaaaaaacaaaaattgcctacttggtatttatttaaaagtaatggatagaagccaggcggtggtggcgcacgcctttaatcctggcactcgggaggcagaagcagacagatctctgtgagttcgaggccagcctggtctccaaagtgagttccgggaaaggtgcaaagctacacagagaaaccttgtcttgaaaaacaaaacaaacaaaaaaaaaagtaatgcatagatgtggtggcatgtgcctttaatcccaatacttaagaggcagatggatcactgtgagttctaagacagacatctacatagagagttctcggcaagccaaggctacatggtgagaccttgtctcaaaaaataaattaacaagtaGATTTAATATCTTATTTCTTAGGCACTAAACTggtatatttaattaattttgtttggttttgtgtttttgagacaggtctctcttaCATAGTTCTacctgtcctgaaactggctatgtggtccagtctggccttgaacttacagagatcctcctgcctctgcctcccaagtaatgagACTAAAGGCattgccaccacaccaggcctagAATGTTGTActtaaaaacatgaaattggaGCAAGCTGACCTGAGACCACAATTCCACCTCTAATATCAACTTCTtgtattcatgtctgtgtgacggtgtcagatctcctggaactggagttacagacagttgtgaactgccacgggtcctctggaacagcagtcagtgcttttaactgctaagccatctctccagccccctttaatATTAACTTCTTTAGTAATTggtttatatatcttttttttttttttttttttttttttttttttttttgtgattgttGCACAGAAATCATATTGTTTGTGAGAATGTTTGTATTGAACTAGACTCTGAACAGTCAGTTCTTAATTGACATTAGGATCTTGGTTTATATATCTTTAAGATGAGAGTGACAATAATTCTACTTAATAGGGTATTAAAATTAGATGAAATGTTTGTGTTTCAGAAATAAATGttctcccttttttgtttgtttgtacatgGCAGTTTTACCTTTTTCTTGGAATTCTATatgattactatttttttaatattatagctTTCACTCATATTAACTAGGGCCAACAtaatgtttccatttctcttggAGATTTATAATTTCATCACCTTCATtctaatgaaaacaaagacatctGTCCCATCTTATGTGGTGTGATTACTCAAGTCACATAACATTTGGTACCTCAAAACTAAACATGttagagaaaatacaaacaaatgtaTCAAAACTTTCAACAGAAGTCATCTTAATTTTGGAGAATTGAATTGACCTCCATATTATGTTATGATCTCAAATAATTGTTTTAGAATTTCAAGTATAGCATTAAACAATCATTTAGTCATAACATTGACATTTAGAAATTGAGTTCAATCTGGaaactgtttaaaaattattttatattttataaagttaCATGACTTAAATTTATTCAGAACTTTTGTTAGTATCCAGAATATCCATAATATATTATGGCCTGTTACTTAATATGAAGATTATAAGTTATGAATATTAGAAGCTAATAAAGTAAGTGTAGTAGTTATTTAGGAAAAATAAGTGGTGGTCGTAAAAAATGGTTATTCGGGAGCTAAAGAGCTGGCTCattggctaagagcacttactgctctttcagaggacccaggttcatttcccagcaccacatggcagcttaccaccagtaaccccagttctaggggatccagtgatCTCTGCTGACCTACTTGGGTACCAGACACAAACGTGGTACACATaacatgtaagcaaaatactcatgcagaaaattttttttaaatttttctttagtgCATAATAAGGTCTGAgtatggtggcacgtgcctttaattccagcatttaggaggcaagaAATGGACTtttcttgagttccaggacagcctgtcctacatagcaagttccagaccagacgGGTGAATAGTGAGACccattctcaaaataaataaataaaaaccttactAATTTATATTCCTTATTTAGCATATTAACTATTTTTTCGAAAGTTCTCACTGTACAGCCAGGTCAGCCTCAACCTCTTGCTGCTTCTGCcgcagcctcctgaatgctaggacaACAGCATATGCTACCACATCGAGCTCTGAGCAGATTGACATTTCCTTGTGATCCTAAATAAGGAATAGGTATGTAAACACAGTGTGTTTAGGGaacaatgtttcttctttttcagggTGACCCAGATCTATTACTGGAACCATGAAAGTCTTGTTGGTGTTTGACTTCGACAATACAATCATCGATGACAACAGTGACACCTGGattgtgcagtgtgctccagacAAGAAGCTCCCTATTGAACTACAAGATTCTTATCAAAAGGGGTTTTGGACAGAGTTTATGGGCAGAGTCTTTAAGTATTTGAGAGATGAAGGGGTAAAAGAAGATGAAATGAGGAGAGCAGTGACCTCACTGCCCTTCACTTCAGGGATGGTAGAGCTTTTCAGCTTTCTAAGAGTGAATAAGGATAAGTTTGATTGCATCATTATTTCAGATTCAAATTCAGTCTTCATAGATTGGGTTTTAGAAGCTGCTGATTTTCGTGATGTCTTTGATAGCGTGTTTACAAATCCAGCAGCTTTTGATAACAATGGTCGTCTCATAGTGAAACATTGCCATGCTCATTCTTGCAATAGGTGCCCAAAGAATCTTTGCAAAAGTGCAGTTTTGGCAGAGTTTGTAGAGAAACAGTTACAACAGGGAGTAAGGTATGCACGGATTGTTTATATAGGCGATGGTGGAAATGATGTCTGTCCAGTAACCTTTTTAAGGAAGAGTGATGTCGCCATGCCGCGGAAAGGGTACACTTTACATAGGACTCTTACCAGAATGACTCAGAATCTCGAGCCCATGGAGTCTTCCATTATAGTCTGGTCTTCGGGTGCTGAAATAATTTCTCATTTACAATTTCTAATAAAGAAGTGATGTGCCAACAACTGAAATGTGTATTAGTTAAGATTGGGCTcagcaacataaaacaaaatcccCAATATTAGTACCTATAAAAATGAGAGGGGTTTTCCTCTTTAGAGAATTTGGGTGATATTTTAAGGCCACTTTGCTGCTTAGCCAACCTCAGCTTTATGATCTGTGGTTGATGTCAAGCTCAAGTCATCACAGCAAGCACTCTAGCCATCAAGAGACAGGGCAGGGAGGCTGGGACCCTTTGTTTAAGGACATTGTCCAGCTGTACCAAACAGTTCTCTTCACACACCATAAACACCATTAGCCAAAACCTAGTCAGTGCCTTCCCTAACTGCCAAGGTGGAAATACAGCTTTCTTTCcaggtgtgtgtgcctggggAAAAAATGGAACACAATACGTAATTGAGGTAGATGTAACTCATGGTCTCTACTAAGGATGATTActgaattgtattttttaaacttattccTGGAAAAGGTAGCcttattttactcatttatttcaaAAATCTATCCAGTAATTAGAAATGTTGAAAATAGCCTGATGTTATTTCTTCCATTGCTATCAGAAAGTCATGAGTCGTGAGTGAGTTCAGGATTCAGCTTCACCCATAACCCACTGCTGAGGAAGCCATTATTGCTGGGGGTGTAGTGGACGGGAATACTGCCTTACAAGTGGCACTGCAGACTGCCCTCATCCAACGTGGCCCAGCATGGCACTCATGCAAACAAAGCTGCCGAAGCCTTAGGCAGATGCATGCTGGAACCCAGTTGTGATGAGCCCCTGTGTGTCAAGGTGGCGGAGGAGCTTTGTCCTCAGCATGAAGATCAACCTAATGACAGCTAATGACAAGAAACTACAGTATTTTTAGGCATCTGTGAAAGCAAAAGAGGAAACCATATAAACTGCTTGGTTGCAGTGTGTTAAAGATGCCatagaagccgggcagtggtggcgtactcctttaatcccagcactcaggaggcagagccaggtggatctctgtgagtttgaggccagccaggtctacagagcgagatccaggacaggcaccaaaactacagagaaaccctgtctcgaaaacaaacaaaaagatacttGAAATGCAAGAAATAGTATTGGCTAatatcccctccccccccccccccccccccccccccccccccccccccccccccccccgcaaaaagcCTGATGCTTAATTCACATAAGAATAAAAGGCTCTCAAATGTATATAATGTCTTctgaaatctgtttttaaaataaggcagtattttaggttttatttatttgtgtgggttgAGGCATGCCAcggtgcatatgtggaggtcagaagacagcttatggGAGTTTGTTCTTGTTCCACAaaatgggtcccagggattgaacccaggtcatccaTCAGCCTTGGtgaccagtgcccttaactgctgagccatctctccagccccaatgtatTTCTTGCTGGAAGTTTCAACAGTCATGATTTCCTCTTGaaattaaatacataattttcttcacatgctgtatttttatattaaagtatCTTAATTACTATTAtatgctgttatttttatttcaagagagggtcttgctatgtaacccagacaGACCTCAGGCTCTCTATCCTGCCTGTTAGcatctggagtgttgggattacagatgtgcaccaccatgcctggcttcagcttGCCAGTTTGGATAGTGtgctatttatatttggcaattCAGTTGTGAAAAGTAAGAACTTGTATAAATACTCAACAGTTAAGAGACTTTGATGTAGGAATATTAGCAAAATATCT includes the following:
- the Phospho2 gene encoding pyridoxal phosphate phosphatase PHOSPHO2 yields the protein MKVLLVFDFDNTIIDDNSDTWIVQCAPDKKLPIELQDSYQKGFWTEFMGRVFKYLRDEGVKEDEMRRAVTSLPFTSGMVELFSFLRVNKDKFDCIIISDSNSVFIDWVLEAADFRDVFDSVFTNPAAFDNNGRLIVKHCHAHSCNRCPKNLCKSAVLAEFVEKQLQQGVRYARIVYIGDGGNDVCPVTFLRKSDVAMPRKGYTLHRTLTRMTQNLEPMESSIIVWSSGAEIISHLQFLIKK